In one Aeromicrobium wangtongii genomic region, the following are encoded:
- a CDS encoding MMPL family transporter, with amino-acid sequence MTRPPGAVLHHIVDHPRRALVVLFVFVVAAAAIGGPVAGALSSSGGFAPTDADSVRATQRLESATGRAPAPGLAVLVDGADEGQVEDVSSRLADLDGVAEVTPGGAARDGSSRLVLGTLAAGAADEDVAREVLDEFADDEGVTVGGRAVANLQITESVGKDLGRAELLAMPLLVVLSLILFGGRAALIPVVVGTTTVLGTFLALAGVNQLYGLSVFALNLVIGLGLGLAIDYTLFLLARYREELALQGPTVGAILVTMRVAGRTVAFSAATVATALATLTVFPMNFLKSMGIAGAIVALVAATASLLVTPVFFSLMGAHLARRSRGAAAAEGRWYRFSHAVMRRPGRIAAATAVVMLVLAAPSLRAEWTPIDETVVPTDQSARVVSERLGAEYADTGTTPITVAIRADGQPQVAQYASAAAAVRGVQGVGEPLLLGDGTWQVDLPVEGRPAGPDAQRAVADLRALQVDGVDALVTGPAAAFVDQQSAIGDTLPLAGGLMVLLTLIVLWLMTGSVVLPVKAVIMNTLTVGVALGALTFVYQDGRLTGLLNYTPNGGVEPTDFLVAAALVFALSTDYGVFLLGRIKEERETGLSETEAVATGLARTGAVVTAAALLLAVAIGAFSTSSISFIQQIGVATAVGVLVDAFIVRSLLVPSLMGLLGAWNWWSPAWLRRIHDRITGRQDALPARPTEEGVSS; translated from the coding sequence ATGACTCGTCCACCCGGTGCAGTGCTGCATCACATCGTCGACCACCCCCGCCGCGCCCTCGTCGTCCTGTTCGTGTTCGTGGTGGCGGCCGCTGCCATCGGCGGACCGGTCGCAGGAGCGCTCAGCTCCTCGGGAGGGTTCGCGCCCACCGACGCCGACTCCGTGCGGGCCACGCAACGTCTGGAGTCGGCGACAGGTCGCGCCCCCGCACCCGGCCTCGCCGTCCTCGTCGACGGTGCTGATGAGGGTCAGGTCGAGGACGTCAGCAGCCGCCTTGCAGATCTTGACGGCGTCGCCGAGGTGACCCCGGGCGGCGCCGCGAGGGACGGCTCCAGCCGGCTGGTCCTGGGCACGCTCGCGGCCGGAGCCGCGGACGAGGACGTGGCCAGGGAGGTGCTCGACGAGTTCGCGGACGACGAGGGGGTCACGGTCGGGGGGCGGGCGGTGGCAAATCTGCAGATCACCGAGTCCGTCGGCAAGGACCTGGGACGCGCCGAGCTGCTCGCCATGCCCCTGCTCGTGGTGCTGTCGTTGATCCTGTTCGGCGGACGCGCCGCACTGATCCCCGTAGTCGTGGGCACGACGACGGTGCTCGGCACGTTCCTGGCGCTCGCCGGTGTCAATCAGCTCTATGGCTTGAGCGTCTTCGCCCTCAACCTGGTCATCGGGCTCGGGCTGGGCCTCGCGATCGACTACACGCTGTTCCTCCTCGCCCGCTACCGCGAGGAGCTCGCCCTGCAGGGCCCGACGGTCGGGGCGATCCTTGTGACGATGCGGGTCGCCGGACGTACCGTCGCCTTCTCCGCAGCCACGGTCGCCACGGCTCTCGCGACGCTGACGGTGTTCCCGATGAACTTCCTCAAGTCGATGGGCATCGCCGGGGCGATCGTGGCGCTCGTCGCCGCCACGGCCTCGCTGCTCGTCACGCCGGTGTTCTTCAGCCTGATGGGAGCCCACCTGGCTCGGCGCTCACGGGGCGCCGCAGCGGCGGAGGGACGCTGGTACCGGTTCTCGCACGCCGTCATGCGGCGTCCTGGGCGCATCGCCGCAGCCACCGCCGTCGTGATGCTGGTGCTGGCCGCCCCCAGCCTGCGCGCCGAGTGGACACCGATCGACGAGACCGTCGTCCCGACCGACCAGAGCGCGCGAGTGGTGTCCGAGCGCCTCGGTGCGGAGTACGCGGACACCGGCACGACGCCCATCACGGTCGCGATCAGGGCCGACGGGCAACCCCAGGTGGCCCAGTACGCGAGCGCGGCCGCGGCCGTGCGCGGCGTCCAGGGTGTCGGCGAGCCGCTCCTGCTCGGGGACGGCACGTGGCAGGTGGACCTCCCGGTCGAGGGCCGACCTGCGGGGCCTGACGCCCAACGAGCGGTCGCCGACCTGCGCGCTCTCCAGGTCGACGGCGTCGACGCGCTGGTCACCGGGCCGGCCGCGGCCTTCGTCGACCAGCAGTCCGCCATCGGCGACACCCTGCCGCTGGCAGGTGGCCTCATGGTGCTGCTGACCCTCATCGTGCTGTGGCTGATGACCGGCTCGGTCGTCCTGCCGGTCAAGGCCGTCATCATGAACACCCTGACCGTCGGCGTGGCGCTCGGCGCGCTGACGTTCGTCTACCAGGACGGCCGCTTGACCGGCCTGCTCAACTACACCCCCAACGGCGGTGTCGAGCCGACCGACTTCCTCGTGGCCGCCGCCCTGGTGTTCGCGCTCTCGACCGACTACGGCGTGTTCCTGCTGGGCCGCATCAAGGAGGAGCGGGAGACCGGTCTGTCCGAGACCGAGGCGGTCGCGACCGGGCTGGCCAGGACCGGCGCCGTCGTCACTGCCGCCGCGTTGCTCCTCGCGGTGGCCATCGGCGCGTTCAGCACCAGCTCCATCTCCTTCATCCAGCAGATCGGCGTCGCCACCGCGGTCGGCGTCCTGGTGGACGCGTTCATCGTCCGATCGCTGCTCGTGCCGTCGTTGATGGGTCTGCTCGGAGCCTGGAACTGGTGGTCTCCGGCGTGGCTCCGCCGGATCCACGACCGCATCACGGGCCGCCAGGACGCACTCCCGGCCCGTCCGACTGAAGAAGGTGTCTCCTCATGA
- a CDS encoding AMP-binding protein — MSVYDERPWLELYGDQPADMEPEHSDALTMFRAGLEADPDGDAIRYFDGVITRRELDTASDALASGLLARGFAEGDRLAVYLQNVPQFVTCMLAAWKAGGVMVSINPMSRTRELSYLLKDSGATVLVCLETLYDEVARDVVPETDVKLVLTTSELEHQTRNDERLFAGLERQRHEGTTDLAGLIDEHRGQVPPAVTLAPDDVAFLTYTSGTTGVPKGAMNTHRNVVFTAAIYRDCARFAPGGSVFGIAPLFHITGLIGHIAVSFAAPMPLVLAYRFEPGVVLDALLEHRPTYTIGAITAFNALFNAPDFTLDHFASFTSIYSGGAAISPTAEKAFRQATGHQVHNAYGLTETTSPMTLTPFGAPSPVDPTSGALSVGVPVPSTIVRIQDDQGVDLPLGEVGEIVADGPQVVAGYWGKPEETAANLPGGALRSGDVGFMNPDGWVFIVDRKKDMINASGYKVWPREVEDVLAEHPAVRESAVVGVPDEKRGETVKAFVSLKAGTSVTTEELIAHCKERMAAYKYPRQVVIIDELPKTVTGKILRRELRD; from the coding sequence ATGAGCGTCTACGACGAACGACCGTGGCTGGAGCTCTACGGTGACCAGCCGGCCGACATGGAGCCGGAGCACAGCGACGCCCTCACGATGTTCCGGGCGGGGCTGGAGGCCGACCCCGACGGCGACGCGATCCGCTACTTCGACGGGGTGATCACCCGGCGGGAGCTCGACACGGCCAGCGACGCGCTGGCCAGCGGGCTCCTCGCGCGCGGATTTGCCGAAGGCGACCGTCTCGCGGTGTATCTGCAGAACGTCCCGCAGTTCGTCACCTGCATGCTCGCCGCATGGAAGGCCGGCGGTGTCATGGTCTCGATCAACCCCATGAGCCGGACGCGTGAGCTCTCGTACCTGCTGAAGGACTCCGGCGCGACGGTGCTGGTCTGCCTCGAGACCCTGTACGACGAGGTCGCCCGTGACGTCGTCCCCGAGACGGACGTGAAGCTCGTGCTGACCACGAGCGAGCTCGAGCACCAGACCCGCAACGACGAACGGTTGTTCGCCGGTCTCGAACGTCAGCGGCACGAGGGCACGACCGATCTTGCGGGGCTCATCGACGAGCACAGGGGCCAGGTGCCGCCCGCGGTGACGCTGGCACCGGACGACGTGGCGTTCCTGACCTACACGTCCGGCACGACGGGTGTCCCGAAGGGCGCCATGAACACGCACCGCAATGTCGTGTTCACGGCGGCGATCTACCGCGACTGCGCGCGATTCGCCCCCGGTGGGTCAGTCTTCGGCATCGCCCCGTTGTTCCACATCACCGGCCTGATCGGGCACATCGCGGTGAGCTTCGCCGCACCGATGCCGCTCGTCCTGGCGTACCGCTTCGAGCCGGGCGTCGTGCTGGACGCGCTGCTGGAGCACCGGCCGACCTACACGATCGGCGCGATCACCGCGTTCAACGCCCTGTTCAATGCGCCCGACTTCACGCTGGACCACTTCGCGTCGTTCACGTCGATCTACTCCGGTGGTGCGGCGATCTCGCCCACGGCGGAGAAGGCGTTCCGCCAGGCCACGGGGCACCAGGTGCACAACGCCTACGGCCTGACCGAGACGACCAGCCCCATGACGCTCACCCCGTTCGGCGCCCCCTCGCCGGTGGACCCGACCTCCGGTGCGCTGTCGGTCGGCGTGCCGGTGCCGAGCACGATCGTCCGCATCCAGGACGACCAGGGCGTCGACCTGCCGCTCGGCGAGGTCGGCGAGATCGTCGCCGACGGGCCCCAGGTCGTCGCGGGCTACTGGGGCAAGCCCGAGGAGACTGCGGCCAACCTGCCCGGCGGTGCCCTGCGCAGCGGGGACGTAGGGTTCATGAACCCCGATGGCTGGGTGTTCATCGTGGATCGCAAGAAGGACATGATCAACGCCTCGGGCTACAAGGTGTGGCCGCGTGAGGTCGAGGACGTCCTGGCCGAGCACCCCGCCGTGCGCGAGTCGGCCGTCGTCGGTGTCCCCGACGAGAAGCGCGGCGAGACGGTCAAGGCGTTCGTGAGCCTGAAGGCCGGCACCTCGGTGACGACCGAGGAGCTCATCGCCCACTGCAAGGAGCGGATGGCCGCCTACAAGTACCCGCGGCAGGTCGTGATCATCGACGAGCTGCCCAAGACGGTCACCGGCAAGATCCTGCGTCGCGAGCTGCGCGACTGA
- a CDS encoding acyl-CoA dehydrogenase family protein, producing MPSSRTDHSLPRASALADDLRARMIDFMRDHVLPAEATYTEHRRAHPGSHEVPPVIEELKRTAKAAGLWNLFLPSESGLTQLEYASIAELSGWSNDLAPEAINCQAPDTGNMELLHLLGTPEQKDRWLAPLLAGDIRSAFAMTEPAVASSDATNIATRIVRDGTDYVITGRKWWTSGAMDPRCSVLIVMGKTDPDAAKHRQQSMVIVPADAPGVTIERDLPVFGHHDQHGHAIVSFDGVRVPVDNVIGEEGGGFAAAQARLGPGRIHHCMRALGAGERAVALMVKRASERVAFGRPLAEQGVVQQQIAESRIELDQARLICLQASHVIDTEGNKAAKDLVAMAKVAVPRAVTNVIDRAIQVHGGAGVTDVTPLAAMYGWHRAMRLFDGPDEVHVRSIARTELGREPVLPVGDLTI from the coding sequence ATGCCGTCATCTCGCACCGACCACTCCCTGCCCCGGGCGTCCGCCCTGGCCGACGACCTGCGGGCCCGGATGATCGACTTCATGCGCGACCACGTGCTGCCGGCCGAGGCCACGTACACGGAGCACCGACGGGCGCACCCCGGCTCCCACGAGGTGCCTCCCGTCATCGAGGAGCTCAAGCGCACGGCCAAGGCCGCGGGACTGTGGAACCTGTTCCTCCCCTCGGAGTCGGGGCTGACCCAGCTGGAGTACGCGTCGATCGCCGAGCTGTCGGGCTGGAGCAACGACCTGGCTCCCGAGGCGATCAACTGCCAGGCGCCCGACACCGGCAACATGGAGCTGCTGCACCTGCTCGGCACCCCGGAGCAGAAGGACCGGTGGCTGGCTCCCCTGCTCGCCGGGGACATCCGCTCGGCGTTCGCGATGACCGAGCCGGCCGTGGCCAGCAGCGACGCCACCAACATCGCGACCCGGATCGTGCGCGATGGCACCGACTACGTCATCACGGGGCGCAAGTGGTGGACATCCGGCGCCATGGACCCGCGCTGCTCGGTGCTGATCGTGATGGGCAAGACCGATCCGGACGCGGCGAAGCACCGCCAGCAGTCGATGGTCATCGTGCCGGCCGACGCACCCGGCGTGACCATCGAGCGCGACCTCCCCGTGTTCGGGCACCACGACCAGCACGGCCACGCCATCGTGAGCTTCGACGGGGTCCGTGTGCCGGTCGACAACGTGATCGGCGAGGAGGGCGGTGGTTTCGCGGCCGCACAGGCACGCCTCGGCCCCGGGCGGATCCACCACTGCATGCGGGCCCTGGGTGCCGGCGAGCGGGCGGTCGCCCTGATGGTCAAGCGCGCCAGTGAGCGAGTCGCCTTCGGGCGCCCGTTGGCCGAGCAGGGGGTCGTGCAGCAGCAGATCGCCGAGTCACGGATCGAGCTGGACCAAGCTCGCCTGATCTGCCTGCAGGCCAGCCATGTCATCGACACCGAGGGGAACAAGGCGGCCAAGGACCTCGTCGCGATGGCGAAGGTCGCCGTGCCCCGCGCCGTCACGAACGTCATCGACCGCGCCATCCAGGTGCACGGTGGTGCCGGCGTCACCGATGTCACGCCGCTGGCCGCGATGTACGGATGGCACCGCGCCATGCGTCTGTTCGACGGGCCCGACGAGGTGCACGTCCGCTCGATCGCCCGGACGGAGCTCGGCCGCGAGCCTGTGCTCCCCGTCGGCGACTTGACGATCTGA
- a CDS encoding SDR family NAD(P)-dependent oxidoreductase, whose amino-acid sequence MTVTLITGANKGIGLETARQLAALGHTVYVGARDTERGEKAAADIGARFVQLDVTDDASVAAAVSRIEAEEGRLDVLVNNAGIIGTEVDGPTALRVFDTNVVGIVRVTEAALPLLRASDHAVVVIVSSSMGSFWAVTNPDRPEYSVDSPLYAASKSAATMLTVQYAKSEPTIKFNALEPGYTDTDLTAAMGGGRPVEVSARTVVELATIGADGPTGTLRDETGILPW is encoded by the coding sequence ATGACCGTCACGCTGATCACCGGGGCCAACAAGGGCATCGGGCTGGAGACTGCGCGCCAGCTCGCGGCACTGGGGCACACCGTCTACGTCGGCGCACGCGACACCGAACGGGGGGAGAAGGCGGCCGCAGACATCGGGGCGCGGTTCGTGCAGCTCGACGTCACGGACGATGCGTCCGTCGCCGCCGCTGTGTCGAGGATCGAGGCGGAGGAGGGCCGGCTGGACGTCCTCGTCAACAATGCGGGGATCATCGGCACCGAGGTCGACGGCCCGACCGCACTGCGGGTGTTCGACACCAACGTCGTGGGCATCGTGCGCGTGACCGAAGCGGCCCTGCCGCTGCTGCGGGCGTCCGACCATGCCGTGGTCGTGATCGTGTCCAGCAGCATGGGGTCGTTCTGGGCCGTCACCAACCCGGACCGCCCGGAGTACTCCGTCGATTCCCCGCTGTATGCCGCGTCGAAATCGGCCGCGACCATGCTGACCGTGCAGTACGCCAAGTCCGAGCCGACGATCAAGTTCAACGCCCTGGAGCCCGGCTACACCGATACCGACCTGACCGCCGCGATGGGAGGCGGACGCCCCGTCGAGGTGAGCGCCAGGACCGTCGTCGAGCTGGCCACGATCGGCGCCGACGGACCGACCGGCACGCTTCGTGACGAGACCGGCATCCTGCCCTGGTGA
- a CDS encoding NAD(P)-dependent alcohol dehydrogenase, which produces MRAALLTDYRQDFSVETVPDPLITDPNDVIVRVGAAGFCRTDIHLWDGQFDAMQKGAGVDLPFVCGHESAGWVQEVGAGVTHVAVGDAVLLHPLATCGYCKACRAGDDMHCTAGVFPGVLAPGGFAEYVKTNARAIVPLTGGLTPVQVAPLGDAGLTAYRAVRKALPLAVPGTRTVVLGAGGLGHIGIQALRALSQTEIIVVDRNTEALEHARGWGADHLVLAKDDRSHVAEVLELTHGAGAEVVIDYVGEGGAQQDGVELLGANGVDFLVGYGGTLEVEILGQALFPETSFVGNICGNYNELVELVALAARGVVKLTTTTFPLEGVNDALHALDEGRLIGRGILVPNES; this is translated from the coding sequence ATGCGCGCTGCACTGCTCACCGACTACCGCCAGGACTTCTCGGTCGAGACCGTGCCCGACCCGCTCATCACCGATCCGAACGACGTCATCGTGCGGGTCGGGGCGGCCGGCTTCTGTCGCACCGACATCCACCTGTGGGACGGCCAGTTCGATGCCATGCAGAAGGGAGCCGGCGTCGACCTGCCCTTCGTCTGCGGCCACGAGTCGGCCGGCTGGGTCCAGGAGGTCGGTGCGGGCGTCACGCACGTCGCCGTCGGTGACGCCGTGCTGCTGCACCCCTTGGCGACCTGCGGCTACTGCAAGGCGTGTCGCGCGGGGGACGACATGCACTGCACGGCCGGCGTGTTCCCCGGTGTCCTGGCGCCGGGCGGGTTCGCCGAGTACGTCAAGACCAATGCCCGGGCGATCGTGCCCCTGACCGGCGGGCTCACCCCGGTGCAGGTCGCGCCGCTCGGCGACGCGGGGCTGACCGCGTACCGGGCGGTCCGCAAGGCGCTCCCGCTCGCGGTGCCCGGGACTCGTACTGTCGTGCTCGGCGCCGGCGGGCTGGGCCACATCGGCATCCAGGCGCTGCGCGCGCTGTCGCAGACCGAGATCATCGTGGTCGACCGCAACACCGAGGCCTTGGAGCACGCCAGGGGATGGGGCGCCGACCACCTGGTACTGGCCAAGGACGACCGCTCCCACGTCGCCGAGGTCCTGGAGCTGACGCACGGCGCGGGGGCAGAGGTCGTCATCGACTACGTCGGTGAGGGCGGCGCCCAGCAGGACGGTGTCGAGCTGCTCGGCGCCAACGGAGTCGACTTCCTCGTGGGATACGGGGGCACGCTCGAGGTGGAGATCCTCGGGCAGGCGCTGTTCCCCGAGACCAGCTTCGTGGGCAACATCTGCGGCAACTACAACGAGCTCGTCGAGCTCGTGGCGCTTGCCGCCCGTGGTGTCGTGAAGCTGACCACGACGACCTTCCCGCTCGAAGGCGTCAACGACGCCCTCCACGCCCTCGACGAGGGGCGACTCATCGGGCGCGGCATCCTGGTCCCGAACGAGAGCTGA